AGAATTTCATTTTTTATACTTTGGCCTTCTCATCTCGCCAAATGCCCACCCATCTCGCACACAATCTCAAACTCCTCCTTTGTCACCGGCAGAATTGACAACCGCTGCCCGCGTTGAACCACCTTCATATCTTTGAGCTTGGGATTGTTCTTGAGGTCTTGCAGGCTAACATAAGGCTCAAATGCTTTTGACCATTGCACATCAAAAGAAAACCAGCGCGGATCTTCTTTCGATGCCTTCTCATCGTAATACTGATGACGCGCATTGAATTGCGATGGATCGGGATATCCCGCACGCACAATATTGGCAATACCAGCAACACCGGGATCTTTACAATTCGACTGATAGAACAGTGCCTGATCGCCTTTTTGCATTTCGTCGCGGATAAAAT
This is a stretch of genomic DNA from Gemmatimonadota bacterium. It encodes these proteins:
- a CDS encoding EVE domain-containing protein; this encodes MAQKYWLVKCEYDVCSFEELSNRPSGIGYWRGVRNYQARNFIRDEMQKGDQALFYQSNCKDPGVAGIANIVRAGYPDPSQFNARHQYYDEKASKEDPRWFSFDVQWSKAFEPYVSLQDLKNNPKLKDMKVVQRGQRLSILPVTKEEFEIVCEMGGHLAR